CGATAATTGTGGCGACCAGCGCCAATACGCCGCCGACGAGCGCGCCAACCAGCCCAATAATGCCACCGACCAAGCCCGTCACGCCGCCAACTACCGTATCAATGATCGTTTCGTTACCCGCATTGACAATGACAGCGTGGTCAGTGCGATTGAATAGTAAAAAGAGAGCGCCCACAATGATGAGAACTGCGGCGATTGTCGTCCAGGATTGCGAGCCACGTGCGTCGTTTTTGCGTTTTTCGTACATGATATTTTCTTTGCCCCGTCTTGTTCGTTCTAAACATATATACGCATCGCCATAACCGCAGTTGCGATCTGAACTATATGCATTGTGTAAAAAAACGGCTGCAAGCGTTTGGCGATGCTCTCCAGCGCCTATGCAGAGCGGGGAATCAGGCGCTTCTTAACTGACAGGAACGCACCTTGGTGGGCCTTCTGGTGGGTAGGTCCATGTTTGCGGAATGTTTGAGGCTGCGGCCATGGCCTGGAATTGGTTATACAAGGGCACGAGCGTATCGCAATCGCCCAGTGCTTCCGCCGCTTGTCCCTGTAGATACCAGCATTCAAACCGGCGTTCTTCGATGGGCATATTTTGTAGGGTTTGCAGGGTGGTACAGCGACCAAGGGCGTCGCGTGCTTTCGTCAGGCTGCCTTCTAAGAAGAACTCACGTCCCAGTTGGTACCAGGCATCGGACCATGCCGGGGCCAGTTCTGTTGCTTTGGTGCAGTAATTGACGGCGGCTTCGCGTTCGCGGAGGCCAATGGATATTTCACAGAGGCGCAGATGGGCTTTCGCGTTATTTTCATCCAGAGCGATGACCTGGAAGTAAGAAGCGGTAGCATTGTTGGTATTACTCACCTGCATCGCGTAGAGAGCCTGCTCAAAATAAAGTGGGATCATGCGGCGATTCAGGGCTATGGCCTGGTTCACGGCTTCTGTTGCTTCGTTGTAGCGGCCCATATCCCCCAGGATGACGGCCATTGTCCTATAGGCATCCATTACCCAGGGTGAGCCTGTACTCTGGGCGATTTCGACAGCGGTGCGCGCTTCTCGCAGTGCGGCATCGAATAAGCCTTGCTGGGCATAGCCAAAGGCCTGTGCCACACGGGCAGGCATATTGTCATACTCACGTTGGATCGCGGCACTCGCCATACGAGTGGCATCAGCGCTTTGTTCATTGGCTTGTAGGGCGAATGCATGGATGCCCTGGACGCGCGTCCGCAAGATGGGTTGTCCATATGCACCAGTCGTGAGCTGCAAAGCGCGCTGACGATCCTGAGCATTGTTATAATCTGTGTAGCTGCGGTAAACGAGCGCGCGTACCAGTAAGATGAGGGCGTCGGCATTATCCGGCTCCGCCTCCCAGACGTGCCGCGCCTGCTCAATCGTCGTATCGAGGTCCCCGTTGGCAAAAGCGGCTTCTGCCCGGCTGATGCTGTGCGTCGTCTGGGGATTTTTGAGCAGCCAATTGGCAATCCAATCTCGTGAGACGACCACAAAGCCAATCATCAGCGTGAGGACAATCATAAAAGGAATGCAGCCCGTGCGGCGGCTGCGACGTGCAGCGAACAGAGGGCGGTTGGTACGGCGATTAATGTGCATCGATGTTCAGGTAAGGATAAAGTGTTCAATTCTGTGAAGTGTACCCTATTCACTTGTTCACAGCACGGATATGACAAAAATGATTGGCAAACCTATACATAAGAGCAACAAGTGCAATTGTACAGGGGATTAGGGGCCTACGATGAATGTCAGGTGGGTTTGTGACAAATATCACTTATGCCTATAGGGCGAATATGAGACACTATGTTTGCCAACGACAGAGGATGCTGACTTACAGAACGCACCTCAAATACCCCTCTCTTATTTGGGAACTATATTTTGCGACGAGCCTGTTGTATCCTCTACAACAGGTTTGTTGTTTATAGGGACAATCCGTTTTTTAAGCTCATTTTTGATTCAATTTTTAATTGTATGCACCCGGACGAGTGATCTCTGTGCGCGTTTTGATGCTTTCTAAAGCTTGTATCGTCGGTATTTATCAGCGGAAGCTGGAGTACATCGCCCAGCAAGGTGTGGACCTGTTAACGGTCGTTCCACCTTCCTGGCGTGATGAGCGTGGCGAACAAAAATTGGAGCGCGTCTATACAGAAGGTTATATGCTGCACGTCACGCCGATCCGCTTTAATGGCAACTTCCACCTGCATTATTATCCGGCCTTGCCAGCTATCCTGCGCGATTTTAAGCCCGATGTCGTCCACATTGACGAAGAGCCTTATAACCTGGCGACATGGCACGCGTTGTATCATGCGCGTCGGCAGGGTGCAAAGACACTTTTCTTCACATGGCAAAATATCAATCGGCGCTATCCTCCGCCCTTCCGTTGGGGCGAATCCTGGGTGATGCGTAGCAGTGATGCCGCCATCGCCGGGACGGATAGCGCTGCTGAAGTCCTGCAGGCGAAGGGCTATGCTGGCCCTGTGGTGACGATACCGCAGTTTGGCACCGATCCAGGCTTATTCCAGCCTACGCCCAGGGCGCCGCGTCGTCCATTTACGATTGGCTATGTCGGGCGATTCGTCCCTGAAAAAGGCGTTTTGCTGTTACTACAGGCCGCCAGCCAATTGCAGGGCGATTGGCGGCTTCATTTGGTGGGTAGCGGCCCGCAGCGCCCGCTGCTGGAATCAACAAGTGCAGCGTTGGGCATTGCCGGGCGTGTGACCTTTACAGAATGGGTGGCCTCTACAGAGATGCCATCGCTTTATCATCAATTTGATGCCTTAGCCTTGCCTTCACTCACACGAGAAAATTGGAAAGAACAATTTGGGCGTGTGCTGGTGGAGGCCATGGCGAGTGGTGTGCCTGTTATCGGTAGCGACAGCGGCGCTATACCGGGCGTGATCGCTGATGCAGGCCTGATTTTGCCGGAAGG
The Phototrophicus methaneseepsis DNA segment above includes these coding regions:
- a CDS encoding tetratricopeptide repeat protein; the protein is MHINRRTNRPLFAARRSRRTGCIPFMIVLTLMIGFVVVSRDWIANWLLKNPQTTHSISRAEAAFANGDLDTTIEQARHVWEAEPDNADALILLVRALVYRSYTDYNNAQDRQRALQLTTGAYGQPILRTRVQGIHAFALQANEQSADATRMASAAIQREYDNMPARVAQAFGYAQQGLFDAALREARTAVEIAQSTGSPWVMDAYRTMAVILGDMGRYNEATEAVNQAIALNRRMIPLYFEQALYAMQVSNTNNATASYFQVIALDENNAKAHLRLCEISIGLREREAAVNYCTKATELAPAWSDAWYQLGREFFLEGSLTKARDALGRCTTLQTLQNMPIEERRFECWYLQGQAAEALGDCDTLVPLYNQFQAMAAASNIPQTWTYPPEGPPRCVPVS
- a CDS encoding glycosyltransferase family 4 protein, with the protein product MRVLMLSKACIVGIYQRKLEYIAQQGVDLLTVVPPSWRDERGEQKLERVYTEGYMLHVTPIRFNGNFHLHYYPALPAILRDFKPDVVHIDEEPYNLATWHALYHARRQGAKTLFFTWQNINRRYPPPFRWGESWVMRSSDAAIAGTDSAAEVLQAKGYAGPVVTIPQFGTDPGLFQPTPRAPRRPFTIGYVGRFVPEKGVLLLLQAASQLQGDWRLHLVGSGPQRPLLESTSAALGIAGRVTFTEWVASTEMPSLYHQFDALALPSLTRENWKEQFGRVLVEAMASGVPVIGSDSGAIPGVIADAGLILPEGDVPALTGALQRLLNDAALRQSLAQRGRDHVLAHFTHARIAQATVEVYRSLMA